A region from the Euleptes europaea isolate rEulEur1 chromosome 13, rEulEur1.hap1, whole genome shotgun sequence genome encodes:
- the CCDC63 gene encoding coiled-coil domain-containing protein 63, whose product MVEGRKSFGVKTQQHLFHQEKQIYALKQENEEINLLLTLCKSPRNIFMDDHNCMELKFLLQTKDEYDALIRATKALIAELDDKVAEIGKKIQKQKVVVIKLRREFDGRWLHRQIHLLENRLNHVTVYFDTVLTTNAKLREEISNLLCQKSIFDNIYSRLHKKLEQQKKTMDVSIEQSTVAYEQRVEALARISAMKERRCKDIAQYNIEYRELERVYNHETKLKAFMFIKLVDRSEFEEQAKKADALKAQKRAKTKGESFESYEVAYMRLMRLTENNDIDQLVEDFIEKEEKNFAYFSYVTELNNDMERLQKRIEDIQNEISELKSQHKKADDIIRGSMKEVEDKLQKTVENANMYEYKLKESSKTLDQLKSAVGYLFKQTGCDATKIKEHLGETGEITNQNLMQYFSIVEKKSNDLLLIESFLRYKELEGELDSVPLLNPFLGGSALLKKLDTIKVAPPTVTVDPLADLLGPLEGPVDHTTLRSLILESQEKEKSRRSSMDRGESPREKKKSSPI is encoded by the exons ATGGTGGAAGGCCGGAAGTCTTTTGGGGTCAAGACTCAACAGCATCTCTTCCATCAAGA AAAACAAATCTATGCCCTCAAACAAGAAAACGAGGAGATAAATTTACTCCTGACTCTCTGCAAGTCACCCCGGAACATTTTCATGGATGACCACAACTGCATGGAACTGAAgtttcttctgcagaccaaagaCGAGTACGATGCTCTCATTAGAGCCACCAAAGCTTTGATTGCTGAATTGGATGACAAG GTAGCCGAGATAGGGAAAAAGATTCAGAAGCAAAAAGTGGTGGTGATCAAGCTGAGGCGGGAGTTTGACGGCAGGTGGCTCCATAGGCAGATCCACTTGCTGGAGAACCGTCTCAACCAC GTCACGGTTTATTTTGACACCGTCCTGACCACCAACGCCAAGCTCCGGGAAGAGATTTCCAACCTGCTGTGCCAGAAATCTATTTTTGATAACATCTACTCCCGGCTCCACAAGAAGCTGGAGCAGCAGAAGAAGACGATGGATGTATCTATTGAACAGTCCACCGTAGCCTATGAGCAAAG GGTAGAAGCCCTCGCAAGGATTTCCGCCATGAAGGAAAGGCGTTGCAAAGACATTGCACAGTACAACATAGAGTACCGGGAGCTGGAACGGGTCTACAACCATGAGACTAAACTGAAGGCATTTATGTTTATCAAATTGGTGGATCGCTCTGAATTTGAAGAGCAGGCCAAGAAGGCAGACG CTCTCAAGGCCCAGAAGCGCGCCAAGACCAAAGGCGAGAGCTTTGAGAGCTACGAAGTGGCCTACATGCGCTTGATGAGGCTGACCGAGAACAACGACATCGACCAGCTGGTGGAGGACTTCAtcgagaaggaggagaagaacttCGCCTACTTCAGCTACGTCACAGAGCTGAACAACGACATGGAGAGGCTGCAGAAGAGGATTGAGGACATCCAG AATGAAATCTCTGAGCTGAAATCCCAACATAAGAAGGCGGATGACATCATTCGCGGCTCCATGAAGGAGGTGGAg GACAAGTTGCAGAAAACCGTGGAAAACGCCAACATGTACGAGTACAAGCTGAAAGAGAGCAGCAAGACCCTCGACCAGCTGAAATCGGCTGTGGGCTACCTGTTTAAGCAAACGGGCTGCGACGCAACCAAGATCAAGGAGCACCTTGGCGAGACCGGGGAGATCACAAATCAGAACCTGATGCAGTACTTCA GTATTGTAGAGAAGAAGAGCAATGACCTTCTGCTGATCGAATCCTTCTTGCGCTACAAGGAGCTGGAGGGAGAGCTGGACTCAGTCCCACTCTTGAACCCATTTTTGGGCGGCTCGGCCTTACTGAAAAAGCTGGACACCATTAAAGTAGCCCCACCGACTGTCACCGTAGATCCGTTGGCAGATCTCTTGGGGCCTC TGGAGGGACCAGTGGACCACACCACCTTACGCAGCCTTATATTAGAGAGCCAGGAGAAAGAGAAATCCAGAAGGAGCTCGATGGATAGAGGGGAATCCccgagggagaagaagaagagctcccCGATCTAG